Proteins from a genomic interval of Brachybacterium vulturis:
- a CDS encoding creatininase, whose amino-acid sequence MSDTAAQQPVRLAHLDAHRYRDWVARGGATVIVPAGAFEQHGPHLPMGTDALLSTTIAEAVAGRTGAKVAEPFAYGYKSQQKSGGGDHLPGTISLDAAALIAQARCVLAGFLSQGVENLVVLNGHFENYQFLYEAADLALGDVRAAGGGGGAAPSVLLLSYWDFVSEETLAEVYPGGFPGWDIEHGGVLETSLMLHLRPELVDMERAVSHPAASLPRFDRLPVVAERTPETGCLSAPDGSDARKGELLFEQVTEDLATDLRRELGTS is encoded by the coding sequence GTGTCTGACACCGCAGCGCAGCAGCCGGTCCGACTGGCCCATCTGGATGCCCACCGCTATCGCGACTGGGTGGCCCGGGGCGGGGCGACCGTGATCGTGCCGGCCGGGGCCTTCGAGCAGCACGGCCCCCATCTGCCGATGGGGACCGACGCCCTGCTCTCCACGACGATCGCCGAGGCGGTGGCGGGCAGGACCGGGGCGAAGGTCGCCGAGCCCTTCGCCTACGGCTACAAGTCCCAGCAGAAGTCCGGCGGAGGCGACCACCTCCCCGGCACCATCAGCCTGGACGCCGCCGCCCTCATCGCGCAGGCGCGCTGCGTGCTCGCGGGCTTCCTGTCCCAGGGCGTGGAGAACCTGGTCGTGCTCAACGGGCACTTCGAGAACTACCAGTTCCTCTACGAGGCGGCGGATCTCGCGCTCGGCGACGTCCGGGCGGCCGGGGGCGGGGGAGGGGCGGCGCCGTCGGTGCTGCTGCTGTCCTACTGGGACTTCGTCTCCGAGGAGACCCTGGCAGAGGTGTACCCCGGCGGATTCCCCGGCTGGGACATCGAGCACGGCGGCGTCCTGGAGACCTCGCTGATGCTGCACCTGCGCCCCGAGCTGGTGGACATGGAGCGCGCCGTGAGCCATCCGGCGGCGAGCCTGCCGCGCTTCGATCGGCTGCCGGTCGTCGCCGAGCGCACCCCGGAGACCGGGTGCCTCTCCGCCCCCGACGGCTCCGATGCCCGCAAGGGGGAGCTCCTGTTCGAGCAGGTCACCGAGGATCTCGCGACGGATCTGCGCCGGGAGCTCGGCACCTCTTGA
- a CDS encoding aminopeptidase P family protein translates to MTTTPATASSVSELERLKTLHIGEKQQLTFSDAEFERRLGGLRRIMAEKDLDAVILTSYQGIKYYSDFLFTYFGRNYGMVVTADDTCTISANIDAGMPWRTSYGENLVYTDWQRDNFYYALQQALAQRGVRNPGRLGIEDDTVPQLTRQQLQDTFPGAALVDVSQAAMRQRMLKSDEEIAVIRESARIGDIGGQAIKDAIHAGVKEFEVALAGTQAMTHEIARAFPHREIRDTWVWFQSGINTDGAHNWATTREVQEHDILSLNAFPMPTGYYTALERTLFFGEPDAESLRMWNVNVEVHRAGLELIRPGAVCKDIAAALNEIYIGYGLLPNRTFGYGHSFGVLSHYYGREAGLELREDIDTVLEPGMVVSMEPMITVPEGQPGAGGYREHDILVVGEDGVENITKFPFGPEHNIIPA, encoded by the coding sequence ATGACCACCACCCCCGCCACCGCGAGCTCCGTCTCCGAGCTGGAGCGCCTGAAGACCCTGCACATCGGCGAGAAGCAGCAGCTGACGTTCTCCGACGCCGAGTTCGAGCGCCGGCTGGGCGGGCTGCGCCGGATCATGGCCGAGAAGGACCTCGACGCCGTGATCCTCACCAGCTACCAGGGCATCAAGTACTACTCGGACTTCCTGTTCACCTACTTCGGTCGCAACTACGGCATGGTCGTCACCGCCGACGACACCTGCACCATCAGCGCCAACATCGACGCCGGGATGCCCTGGCGCACCAGCTACGGCGAGAACCTCGTCTACACCGACTGGCAGCGCGACAACTTCTACTACGCGCTCCAGCAGGCCCTCGCCCAGCGCGGCGTGAGGAACCCCGGGCGACTGGGCATCGAGGACGACACCGTCCCGCAGCTCACTCGCCAGCAGCTCCAGGACACCTTCCCCGGCGCGGCGCTGGTGGACGTCTCCCAGGCCGCCATGCGCCAGCGGATGCTCAAGTCCGACGAGGAGATCGCCGTGATCCGCGAGAGCGCCCGGATCGGCGACATCGGCGGCCAGGCCATCAAGGACGCGATCCACGCCGGGGTCAAGGAGTTCGAGGTGGCGCTGGCCGGCACCCAGGCGATGACCCACGAGATCGCCCGGGCCTTCCCGCACCGCGAGATCCGGGACACCTGGGTCTGGTTCCAGTCCGGCATCAACACCGACGGCGCCCACAACTGGGCCACCACCCGGGAGGTCCAGGAGCACGACATCCTGTCCCTGAACGCCTTCCCGATGCCCACCGGCTACTACACGGCCCTGGAGCGCACGCTCTTCTTCGGCGAGCCCGATGCGGAGTCCCTGCGGATGTGGAACGTCAACGTCGAGGTGCACCGCGCCGGCCTCGAGCTGATCAGGCCCGGAGCGGTGTGCAAGGACATCGCCGCGGCGCTCAACGAGATCTACATCGGCTACGGCCTGCTGCCCAACCGCACCTTCGGCTACGGCCACTCCTTCGGCGTCCTGTCCCACTACTACGGCCGTGAGGCGGGCCTCGAGCTGCGCGAGGACATCGACACCGTGCTCGAGCCCGGCATGGTGGTCTCGATGGAGCCGATGATCACCGTGCCCGAGGGGCAGCCCGGTGCCGGCGGCTACCGCGAGCACGACATCCTCGTGGTCGGCGAGGACGGCGTCGAGAACATCACGAAGTTCCCCTTCGGCCCCGAGCACAACATCATCCCGGCCTGA
- a CDS encoding BCCT family transporter, which produces MSTSDSTDHESSPPDGDRESVETGPAATATEEGSEAERGSTVVLPRFRGRLIPPLDRGIIMVLPPLLILAAVIAVIVDPDGAAAVIGRLRTFVTGGFTWWFVAYSLLAFGVCTWLCLSRMGSIRLGGPKARPEHGKFAWYSMLFACGQGIGLIFWSIAEPILLREGAPVVEEAGNPGQAGIVWTYFHWGLTAWAMYCVVAICLAYSHHNLGKTLTFREATVDLLPVRVQRPAGVVIELLAIIATVLGLATSFGFAAMQFSSGLTSFTGILSGPTVWFVVIVVLGGLTALSAFLGVNKGMKRISELNSVLSIVLVIGVFVFGPTVYILSNLSQTFGSFFTSFIPMSFWTGAEGAAAPLGDWSESWNGIWTVFIWCWVIAFSPFVAGFIARISRGRTIREFVLGVTIIPTLIVMVWVAVIGSAGIYYDDRSGGSVSADVAENTSAGLFSMIEMIPVVGGPLLVIATILVATYYVTSLDSGTYALAEFVSAPKKSGPLFRVVLVASIGTVAVLLLALGGVNVVDTVQTGTIIGAFPFSFVILLMIINLVRRLRSRNKSVRQLEKDINDPGHRAEDETIDSDGIPRPDPRRGVGAGTLTEPQSPYARKP; this is translated from the coding sequence ATGTCTACATCCGATTCCACAGACCACGAGAGCTCTCCGCCCGACGGCGACCGGGAGTCGGTCGAGACCGGGCCCGCCGCCACGGCCACCGAGGAGGGTTCCGAGGCCGAGCGCGGCAGCACCGTCGTCCTCCCGCGCTTCCGGGGCCGGCTGATCCCGCCGCTGGACCGCGGGATCATCATGGTGCTGCCACCGCTGCTGATCCTCGCCGCGGTGATCGCGGTGATCGTGGACCCGGACGGCGCCGCCGCGGTCATCGGCCGCCTGCGCACCTTCGTCACCGGCGGCTTCACCTGGTGGTTCGTCGCCTATTCGCTGCTCGCCTTCGGCGTGTGCACCTGGCTGTGCCTCAGCCGGATGGGCTCGATCCGGCTGGGCGGTCCCAAGGCCCGGCCCGAGCACGGCAAGTTCGCCTGGTACTCCATGCTCTTCGCCTGCGGCCAGGGGATCGGCCTGATCTTCTGGTCGATCGCCGAGCCGATCCTGCTGCGCGAGGGCGCCCCGGTGGTCGAGGAGGCCGGCAACCCCGGCCAGGCCGGCATCGTGTGGACGTACTTCCACTGGGGGCTGACGGCCTGGGCCATGTACTGCGTGGTCGCCATCTGCCTGGCCTACTCCCATCACAACCTCGGCAAGACCCTCACCTTCCGTGAGGCGACCGTGGACCTGCTCCCGGTCCGCGTCCAGCGGCCCGCCGGTGTCGTGATCGAGCTGCTGGCGATCATCGCCACCGTGCTGGGCCTGGCGACCTCCTTCGGCTTCGCCGCCATGCAGTTCAGCTCCGGCCTCACCTCCTTCACCGGGATCCTCTCCGGCCCCACCGTCTGGTTCGTCGTCATCGTGGTCCTCGGCGGGCTCACCGCCCTCTCTGCGTTCCTGGGCGTGAACAAGGGGATGAAGCGCATCAGCGAGCTGAACTCGGTGCTGAGCATCGTGCTGGTCATCGGGGTGTTCGTCTTCGGCCCCACCGTGTACATCCTGTCGAACCTCTCCCAGACCTTCGGGTCCTTCTTCACCAGCTTCATCCCGATGAGCTTCTGGACCGGCGCGGAGGGCGCCGCCGCGCCGCTCGGGGACTGGTCGGAGAGCTGGAACGGGATCTGGACGGTCTTCATCTGGTGCTGGGTGATCGCGTTCTCGCCCTTCGTGGCCGGATTCATCGCCCGCATCTCCCGCGGCCGGACGATCCGCGAGTTCGTGCTGGGCGTGACGATCATCCCCACCCTGATCGTGATGGTCTGGGTGGCCGTGATCGGCTCGGCCGGCATCTACTACGACGACCGCTCCGGCGGCAGCGTCTCCGCCGACGTCGCCGAGAACACCTCCGCCGGTCTCTTCTCGATGATCGAGATGATCCCCGTGGTCGGCGGCCCGCTGCTGGTGATCGCGACGATCCTGGTGGCCACCTACTACGTCACCAGCCTCGACTCGGGCACCTACGCCCTCGCCGAGTTCGTCTCGGCCCCGAAGAAGTCCGGTCCCCTGTTCCGGGTGGTCCTGGTCGCCAGCATCGGCACCGTCGCGGTCCTGCTGCTCGCGCTCGGCGGCGTGAACGTCGTCGACACCGTCCAGACCGGCACCATCATCGGCGCCTTCCCCTTCTCCTTCGTGATCCTGCTGATGATCATCAACCTCGTCCGCCGCCTGCGCTCCCGCAACAAGTCCGTGCGCCAGCTGGAGAAGGACATCAACGATCCGGGCCATCGCGCGGAGGACGAGACCATCGACTCCGACGGGATCCCCCGCCCCGACCCGCGTCGCGGCGTCGGAGCGGGCACCCTCACCGAGCCCCAGAGCCCCTATGCGAGAAAACCCTGA
- a CDS encoding winged helix-turn-helix transcriptional regulator yields MTGYGQFCPIAKTMEVLDERWTVLVVRELLCGSHHFNELRRGVPKMSPALLSKRLRSLAKAGIVLRLDDGNRTRYELTPGGRALAPVISALGEWGVQWRSQLGEEDYDPSLLMWDMHRNLDHDAMPDGRVVLAFRFPDVEPAHREWWIIAESSDLVDVCDADPGFPVTVTVVSALPTMVHVWRGDLRWATALRDGDLWLEGSAEAQRVLPQWLRLSPFAAVARQGDVAVIGDGSRSPHT; encoded by the coding sequence ATGACGGGATATGGCCAGTTCTGTCCCATCGCGAAGACGATGGAGGTGCTCGACGAGCGGTGGACCGTGCTCGTCGTGCGAGAGCTGCTGTGCGGGAGCCACCACTTCAACGAGTTGCGCCGCGGTGTGCCCAAGATGTCGCCCGCGCTGCTCTCCAAACGACTTCGCAGCCTGGCCAAGGCGGGAATCGTGCTGCGCCTGGACGACGGCAACCGCACCCGCTACGAGCTGACTCCGGGCGGCAGAGCGCTGGCTCCGGTGATCAGTGCCCTGGGCGAGTGGGGAGTGCAATGGCGCAGCCAGCTCGGCGAGGAGGACTACGACCCCTCGCTGCTGATGTGGGACATGCACCGCAACCTCGACCATGACGCGATGCCCGACGGGCGGGTGGTGCTGGCCTTCCGGTTCCCCGACGTCGAACCCGCGCACCGGGAGTGGTGGATCATCGCCGAGAGCAGTGACCTGGTGGACGTGTGCGACGCCGATCCCGGCTTCCCGGTCACCGTCACAGTGGTCAGCGCTCTGCCGACCATGGTGCACGTGTGGCGCGGCGACCTTCGCTGGGCGACGGCCCTGCGCGACGGCGATCTGTGGCTGGAGGGGTCGGCCGAGGCTCAGCGGGTGCTCCCGCAGTGGCTCAGGCTCTCGCCCTTCGCAGCAGTGGCCAGGCAGGGCGACGTGGCCGTCATCGGCGACGGCTCCCGGTCGCCCCATACCTAG
- a CDS encoding IclR family transcriptional regulator, which yields MVSTTGNESPVRSGSPVATAMAILRCFTAQHPVLGVVDIAEQVGLHKSSVSRMLPTLEAEGLVERDPYSQKYRLSLGLLHIAGSLLSDLDIRRAAAPVLAEVTEATGETSSLLLWDGEAAVTVEQVPSKRAVKHAVELGTRYQTLASSSVRILVRELAAGDRAALLERLNTSEEALAELSREDDERTTVNDGLTVPDEVGVAAAVRDHRGLLVGAMMIAAPRYRVDATRRAELRTACADAAAATTSRLGGVPHAS from the coding sequence ATGGTCAGCACCACCGGGAACGAGAGCCCCGTGCGCAGCGGGTCCCCCGTCGCGACCGCGATGGCGATCCTGCGCTGCTTCACGGCCCAGCACCCGGTTCTCGGCGTGGTCGACATCGCCGAGCAGGTCGGGCTGCACAAGTCCTCGGTCTCTCGGATGCTGCCCACCCTCGAGGCGGAGGGCCTGGTCGAGCGCGACCCCTACTCCCAGAAGTACCGTCTCAGTCTCGGCCTGCTGCACATCGCGGGATCGCTGCTGTCCGATCTGGACATCCGCCGCGCCGCCGCGCCGGTTCTCGCCGAGGTCACCGAGGCGACAGGGGAGACCAGTTCGCTGCTGCTGTGGGACGGTGAGGCGGCGGTGACTGTGGAGCAGGTGCCCTCGAAGCGGGCTGTCAAGCACGCTGTCGAGCTGGGAACCCGGTACCAGACCCTTGCCTCCAGCTCGGTGCGGATCCTGGTGAGGGAACTCGCCGCCGGCGACCGTGCCGCGCTGCTGGAGCGTCTGAACACGAGCGAGGAGGCACTGGCGGAGCTCTCGCGCGAAGACGACGAGCGCACCACCGTCAATGACGGCCTCACAGTGCCCGACGAGGTGGGCGTCGCCGCGGCCGTCCGCGACCATCGTGGCCTCCTGGTGGGAGCGATGATGATCGCCGCGCCCCGCTATCGGGTGGACGCCACCCGGCGTGCCGAGCTCCGCACGGCCTGCGCCGACGCGGCGGCGGCCACCACGAGCCGGCTCGGGGGCGTCCCGCACGCGAGCTGA
- a CDS encoding cupin domain-containing protein, which yields MDPVDRRGRYAVEFAMHEGRGPLSVEHHFAGDSQLMAAVQTWTLGPGACEGMHAHDDPPLEELYLVMEGRARIRQDGESFELGPGDSLRSPAGTPHDLANPGEGPLRVVVIWGPPGTFDQSGFGSFRRALEARRAADA from the coding sequence ATGGATCCCGTCGACCGTCGAGGCCGGTACGCCGTCGAGTTCGCGATGCACGAGGGGCGGGGGCCGCTGAGCGTCGAGCACCACTTCGCGGGTGACTCGCAGCTCATGGCCGCCGTCCAGACCTGGACGCTCGGGCCCGGTGCCTGCGAGGGCATGCACGCCCACGACGACCCGCCCCTCGAGGAGCTCTACCTGGTCATGGAGGGCCGGGCCCGGATCCGTCAGGACGGCGAGAGCTTCGAGCTGGGCCCCGGCGACAGTCTCCGCAGCCCGGCGGGAACCCCGCACGACCTCGCGAACCCCGGCGAGGGACCGCTGCGGGTGGTGGTGATCTGGGGGCCTCCGGGGACCTTCGACCAGAGCGGCTTCGGCTCCTTTCGGCGGGCGCTCGAGGCCCGTCGCGCGGCGGACGCGTAG
- a CDS encoding DUF4396 domain-containing protein — protein sequence MSTPLTNADIPTWVTGIAIVSLALAIMCAGWVAVDVVRRPQQMGVMNVVWPVVMLFGSVAWLAFYLRFAREGSSPRASEQEHEGQGRGRAARIVSTATGTNHCGAGCTLGDLAADVLMALFPALVPVALLHHEVYGGWIVGTVLAFAFGVVLQYFAIAPMRQLGLAQGLLAALKADAASIAAWQVGMIGFMAIVQLAVLPLWLGGHAPPSTPAYWFFMQIAMVIGFLCSYPVNAWLIRRGVKEPM from the coding sequence ATGAGCACGCCGCTCACGAACGCCGACATCCCGACCTGGGTCACGGGCATCGCGATCGTGTCCCTCGCGCTCGCGATCATGTGCGCCGGCTGGGTCGCCGTCGACGTCGTGCGCAGACCCCAGCAGATGGGCGTGATGAACGTCGTGTGGCCGGTGGTGATGCTGTTCGGCAGCGTCGCCTGGCTGGCGTTCTATCTCCGGTTCGCGCGGGAGGGCTCGTCCCCGCGGGCCTCGGAGCAGGAGCACGAGGGGCAGGGGCGGGGCCGCGCCGCGCGGATCGTCTCCACCGCGACCGGGACCAACCACTGCGGTGCGGGCTGCACGCTGGGCGACCTGGCCGCCGATGTCCTGATGGCGCTGTTCCCCGCGCTCGTACCGGTCGCGCTGCTGCATCACGAGGTCTACGGGGGCTGGATCGTCGGCACGGTCCTGGCCTTCGCCTTCGGGGTGGTCCTGCAGTACTTCGCGATCGCCCCCATGCGCCAGCTGGGTCTCGCCCAGGGGCTCCTCGCGGCGCTGAAGGCGGACGCGGCATCGATCGCCGCCTGGCAGGTCGGGATGATCGGGTTCATGGCGATCGTCCAGCTCGCCGTGCTGCCGCTATGGCTCGGCGGGCATGCGCCGCCGTCGACCCCCGCCTACTGGTTCTTCATGCAGATCGCGATGGTGATCGGCTTCCTGTGCAGCTACCCGGTCAATGCGTGGCTGATCCGACGAGGGGTCAAGGAGCCCATGTGA